One genomic window of Caenorhabditis elegans chromosome I includes the following:
- the ego-2 gene encoding BRO1 domain-containing protein (Confirmed by transcript evidence): MEALPIMPMLAPQSRSSTLSYDNIPNFDFRLRMKEYILLTFNADPHDYDSAFDELTQMKFEANVPTPSVEQTLKLKRYYGQLCMMQKRFPMGAGEQLETPFAWHDGLIDIRSAQSEVTICDIEFEKASVMFNIGACHAQYAAEQTRDTQDCIKAAFMHFQYAAYAFEQLNSFRNSDIFYPSVDLDANVISFYYKVMIAQAQECLVQKSLLDNRSAIVIAKLSLWLQEAYDSAAKIVDEWSVNIPESVQRYYAKICSLKSAMYAVIAYMSFGDNLEKEDKKMGWRLQYYNIANKYMELLSSNHSKMRERYPELFVTSSFLFDVISAKQRNAEKENDFIYHDRVPKQEDAIDAVQKDGGGAMCKVKTLSFDPLDPSVCGCDLFGKLLPTFVQDAVKKYSDDKDQALREIKECVRSYDEHLNYQLQLAEFDKLRFMLNEGKRSREAWFEISEDLMKRNADMTSYPDCVPNLIDKMGESSDTARVAEAKLNTLLSKLRAIDLQKSSIRSDEGFILIQKELERLAEHLEQAKAHNVSLNKAIAQHSANLQLLTLPCREMWMKIVPPEQQGEMRNGSSPEELQVRKMIEKVMEMQAQRRKLVEQFEADLKADNISNKLMGTNERGAEEIMKSELTKHTNIQQLIRLNITAQDAILRAFADANADFFEERLAMSTKKEEYEKRVSELCASYEVYRDVSKKVDEGEQFYRQLMARCDQFAIPVHAMEEQYREEMEKKERAKKEAEHHLNQIRMSRDAQNALMDFGGGRGGGAPGARAQQQAYQPSRGAAGAGAGAPRGPRLGDFMDSYRARKQAPQAQIPEDQGPPSPTPSSICDFPVQSQRSQRFGAFEGAQGAPGAQRGYQGPHSPVPGALTGSQASGPFGAPPGAPHGYGAPLQAPPQAPYGYDPSRYQDPSTYPAPPPILPGSAAYEHAIRPYPGDTGSYQVPRIVPGAQYGAQAGSGAYFGAQFGAQGAQGAHFGAQGVQFGAQGAQGAHFGAQGAQGAQFGAQGAQGEQFGAQGAQGAHFGAQGAQGAHFGAQGAQGTQFGAQGAQGPPPASYGAPTPPQASYGPAPGAHGYQNGAQGPPGAEVGAQGPPGAHFGAHGASAPPPTSYGAPTPQRPPQASYGAAPGAQGPPGGQFEAHGAAALPPTSHGAPTPQGPFGAAPGAQFGAQGPYGQQGARYEAQKSPGAAIFGAPGAPPQHQGSFGAQFGVPPPQNSAPGAQFGAKPEASSHAPTPPPQPHPSYQAPAPPPALSVFQHSPQGAPITAPPPASSHHEHIAAPQARFTPTPGAPSPWHATPAELKFQTPWNTTPQYHAPPGAQAAAPEAPAAPAPGAPAARSNVDLLSDLLGDFNLPPQPIQPTVHSTQQLQHQAPQQQEMSDFRIAAATLNPPPESVKPVKPAAAVQPMPQMTAQQVPAHGAQETPILKSSELSSSASTSSSITELSDPSKFQLGVGNVQKLEKRMLHQSFRNQGPPPPMNQSDPLNQIDAFSSFMTPRHQ; the protein is encoded by the exons atggAGGCTCTTCCAATAATGCCTATGCTGGCTCCACAATCGAGATCCTCAACACTTTCCTACGATAATATCCCAAATTTTGACTTTAGATTACGCATGAAAGAG tatattCTGCTCACTTTCAACGCGGACCCCCACGACTACGATTCGGCGTTCGACGAGCTGACACAAATGAAATTT GAAGCCAACGTTCCGACGCCATCTGTGGAGCaaactctgaaattaaaaagataTTACGGCCAGCTGTGTATGATGCAGAAAAGATTCCCAATGGGAGCCGGAGAACAGCTTGAAACACCGTTTGCATG gcACGACGGTCTAATCGACATCAGAAGTGCTCAAAGTGAAGTGACAATTTGTGATATTGAATTCGAAAAAGCGTCTGTAATGTTCAATATTGGAGCATGTCATGCACAATATGCTGCCGAGCAGACAAGGGATACACAGGAT TGTATAAAAGCAGCATTTATGCACTTTCAATATGCTGCCTACGCCTTCGAACAGCTCAATTCATTCAGAAATTCGGATATTTTTTATCCGTCAGTGGATTTGGATGCAAATGTCATTTCGTTTTATTATAAAGTGATGATT gctcAAGCTCAAGAATGTCTGGTTCAAAAGTCACTTTTAGACAATCGAAGTGCAATTGTAATTGCAAAATTATCACTTTGGTTACAGGAAGCTTATGATTCAGCAGCGAAAATTGTCGATGAATGGAGTGTTAATATACCTGAATCTGTACAGAGG TATTATGCGAAGATATGCTCATTAAAAAGTGCAATGTATGCTGTAATTGCCTATATGTCATTTGGtgataatttggaaaaagaagacaaGAAAATGGGTTGGAGGCTTCAATATTATAATATTGCCAACAAATATATGGAATTACTCTCATCGAATCATTCGAAAATGCGGGAACGATATCCGGAGCTTTTCGTCACTTCAAGCTTCCTTTTTGATGTGATTAGTGCCAA GCAAAGAAACGCGGAAAAAGAGAACGATTTCATCTATCACGACAGAGTTCCAAAACAAGAAGATGCAATAGATGCTGTACAGAAAGACGGTGGTGGTGCAATGTGTAAAGTGAAAACTCTGTCATTTGATCCTCTAGATCCATCAGTTTGTGGTTGTGATCTATTCGGGAAGCTTCTACCCACATTTGTACAGGATGCAGTGAAAAAGTATTCAGATGACAAGGATCAAGCACTTCGAGAAATCAAAGAATGTGTCAGATCCTATGATGAACATCTCAATTATCAACTACAACTCGCCGAATTTGATAAACTTCGATTTATGCTCAATGAGGGAAAGAGGAGCCGAGAAGCTTGGTTCGAGATTTCTGAAGATTTGATGAAAAGGAATGCTGACATGACGTCATACCCGGATTGTGTACCAAATTTAATCGATAAAATGGGAGAATCATCGGATACAGCGAGAGTTGCTGAAGCGAAGCTTAATACGTTGCTCTCAAAGCTTCGAGCTATTGATTTGCAGAAGAGCAGCATTCGGTCGGATGAAGGCTTTATCCTCATTCAGAAGGAGCTCGAACGGCTCGCCGAGCATCTGGAGCAGGCAAAAGCTCATAATGTTTCACTGAATAAGGCGATTGCACAGCACTCTGCGAATTTGCAACTTCTCACGCTTCCGTGTAGAGAGATGTGGATGAAAATTGTGCCGCCGGAGCAGCAGGGAGAGATGagaa atggcTCGAGTCCGGAAGAGCTCCAAGTgcgaaaaatgattgaaaaagtgatGGAAATGCAGGCGCAACGTCGAAAGCTCGTCGAACAATTTGAAGCCGATTTGAAAGCGGATAATATCTCCAATAAGCTTATGGGAACCAATGAACGGG GAGCCGAGGAAATCATGAAATCGGAGCTCACAAAGCACACGAACATCCAACAGCTCATTCGGCTTAACATCACAGCTCAAGACGCAATTCTTCGTGCATTTGCAGATGCAAACGCTGATTTCTTCGAAGAACGTTTGGCGATGAGCACAAAAAAAGAGGAATACGAGAAGCGTGTCTCGGAGCTCTGTGCTTCTTATGAAGTTTATCGagatgtttccaaaaaagttgatgagGGAGAACAATTCTATCGGCAGTTGATGGCTAGATGTGATCAATTTGCGATTCCGGTTCATGCGATGGAAGAGCAAT atcgcgAAGAGATGGAAAAGAAGGAAAGAGCCAAGAAAGAGGCGGAGCATCATTTGAATCAAATTCGAATGAGCCGAGATGCTCAAAATGCTCTTATGGATTTTGGTGGAGGACGAGGAGGAGGAGCTCCCGGAGCACGAGCACAACAACAAGCCTATCAACCATCCAGAGGAgcagctggagctggagctggagctccACGAGGACCACGGCTCGGAGACTTTATGGATAGCTACCGGGCTCGGAAACAGGCCCCGCAGGCTCAAATTCCAGAGGATCAAGGACCACCATCGCCCACGCCGAGCAGTATTTGTGATTTTCCTGTGCAGAGCCAGCGAAGTCAGAGATTTGGAGCATTTGAGGGGGCTCAGGGAGCTCCGGGAGCCCAGAGAGGATACCAGGGACCTCACAGCCCGGTTCCGGGAGCTTTAACAGGCTCACAGGCTTCTGGGCCTTTTGGAGCACCGCCAGGAGCCCCACACGGCTATGGAGCACCACTTCAAGCTCCACCACAAGCTCCATATGGCTATGATCCATCCCGTTACCAAGATCCATCGACATATCCGGCTCCACCGCCGATTCTTCCGGGCTCAGCGGCCTATGAGCATGCGATTAGGCCGTATCCGGGGGATACGGGCTCGTATCAGGTGCCACGAATCGTCCCCGGAGCACAATATGGAGCTCAAGCCGGCTCTGGAGCATACTTTGGAGCACAATTCGGAGCTCAGGGAGCCCAAGGAGCACATTTTGGAGCACAAGGAGTACAATTTGGAGCTCAGGGAGCCCAAGGAGCACATTTTGGAGCACAAGGAGCCCAAGGAGCACAATTCGGAGCTCAGGGAGCCCAAGGAGAACAATTTGGAGCTCAGGGAGCCCAAGGAGCACATTTTGGAGCACAAGGAGCCCAAGGAGCACATTTTGGAGCACAAGGAGCCCAAGGAACACAATTTGGAGCTCAGGGAGCCCAAGGTCCACCACCGGCAAGCTATGGAGCCCCCACACCACCTCAAGCTTCCTATGGACCTGCTCCAGGAGCACATGGATATCAAAACGGAGCCCAGGGACCCCCTGGAGCTGAAGTCGGAGCCCAAGGTCCTCCTGGAGCACATTTTGGAGCTCATGGAGCTTCAGCACCACCACCAACAAGCTATGGAGCCCCCACACCACAAAGACCACCTCAAGCTTCCTATGGAGCTGCTCCGGGAGCACAAGGACCCCCTGGAGGACAATTTGAAGCTCATGGAGCTGCAGCACTACCACCAACAAGCCACGGAGCCCCCACACCTCAAGGACCGTTTGGAGCTGCTCCAGGAGCACAATTTGGAGCACAAGGACCGTACGGACAGCAAGGAGCCCGCTATGAAGCTCAAAAATCGCCAGGAGCAGCAATTTTTGGAGCTCCGGGAGCACCACCACAACATCAAGGATCCTTTGGAGCACAGTTCGGAGTACCACCGCCTCAAAATTCAGCTCCTGGAGCTCAATTTGGAGCCAAGCCAGAAGCTTCATCTCATGCTCCAACCCCACCACCACAACCTCACCCATCATACCAGGCACCGGCTCCACCACCGGCTCTTTCCGTCTTCCAGCATTCTCCACAAGGAGCACCGATAACAGCTCCACCGCCAGCTTCTTCTCATCATGAGCATATTGCTGCTCCTCAAGCTCGTTTCACACCGACTCCAGGTGCTCCGTCGCCATGGCATGCGACTCCGGCTGAGCTCAAG TTTCAGACTCCATGGAACACTACACCACAGTATCATGCTCCGCCAGGAGCTCAAGCTGCTGCTCCAGAAGCCCCCGCGGCTCCGGCTCCGGGAGCCCCAGCTGCTCGGAGCAACGTGGATTTGCTGAGCGACCTGCTCGGCGACTTTAACTTGCCTCCACAGCCGATTCAGCCGACGGTTCACAGCACTCAAC agctccaGCATCAGGCTCCCCAGCAGCAGGAGATGTCGGATTTTCGAATTGCCGCCGCCACACTGAATCCGCCGCCGGAATCGGTTAAACCGGTGAAACCGGCAGCCGCTGTTCAGCCAATGCCTCAAATGACGGCTCAACAAGTACCGGCTCACGGAGCACAAGAGACTCCG ATCCTCAAATCGTCTGAGCTTTCGAGCTCGGCGAGCACAAGCAGCAGCATCACAGAGCTCTCGGATCCGAGCAAATTCCAGTTGGGAGTTGGAAATGTGCAGAAGCTGGAAAAACGAATGCTTCATCAGAGTTTTAG aaaccaAGGACCGCCTCCACCAATGAATCAATCGGATCCACTCAATCAAATTGATGCATTCAGTAGCTTCATGACGCCACGTCatcaataa
- the ego-2 gene encoding BRO1 domain-containing protein (Confirmed by transcript evidence), protein MEALPIMPMLAPQSRSSTLSYDNIPNFDFRLRMKEYILLTFNADPHDYDSAFDELTQMKFEANVPTPSVEQTLKLKRYYGQLCMMQKRFPMGAGEQLETPFAWHDGLIDIRSAQSEVTICDIEFEKASVMFNIGACHAQYAAEQTRDTQDCIKAAFMHFQYAAYAFEQLNSFRNSDIFYPSVDLDANVISFYYKVMIAQAQECLVQKSLLDNRSAIVIAKLSLWLQEAYDSAAKIVDEWSVNIPESVQRYYAKICSLKSAMYAVIAYMSFGDNLEKEDKKMGWRLQYYNIANKYMELLSSNHSKMRERYPELFVTSSFLFDVISAKQRNAEKENDFIYHDRVPKQEDAIDAVQKDGGGAMCKVKTLSFDPLDPSVCGCDLFGKLLPTFVQDAVKKYSDDKDQALREIKECVRSYDEHLNYQLQLAEFDKLRFMLNEGKRSREAWFEISEDLMKRNADMTSYPDCVPNLIDKMGESSDTARVAEAKLNTLLSKLRAIDLQKSSIRSDEGFILIQKELERLAEHLEQAKAHNVSLNKAIAQHSANLQLLTLPCREMWMKIVPPEQQGEMRNGSSPEELQVRKMIEKVMEMQAQRRKLVEQFEADLKADNISNKLMGTNERGAEEIMKSELTKHTNIQQLIRLNITAQDAILRAFADANADFFEERLAMSTKKEEYEKRVSELCASYEVYRDVSKKVDEGEQFYRQLMARCDQFAIPVHAMEEQYREEMEKKERAKKEAEHHLNQIRMSRDAQNALMDFGGGRGGGAPGARAQQQAYQPSRGAAGAGAGAPRGPRLGDFMDSYRARKQAPQAQIPEDQGPPSPTPSSICDFPVQSQRSQRFGAFEGAQGAPGAQRGYQGPHSPVPGALTGSQASGPFGAPPGAPHGYGAPLQAPPQAPYGYDPSRYQDPSTYPAPPPILPGSAAYEHAIRPYPGDTGSYQVPRIVPGAQYGAQAGSGAYFGAQFGAQGAQGAHFGAQGVQFGAQGAQGAHFGAQGAQGAQFGAQGAQGEQFGAQGAQGAHFGAQGAQGAHFGAQGAQGTQFGAQGAQGPPPASYGAPTPPQASYGPAPGAHGYQNGAQGPPGAEVGAQGPPGAHFGAHGASAPPPTSYGAPTPQRPPQASYGAAPGAQGPPGGQFEAHGAAALPPTSHGAPTPQGPFGAAPGAQFGAQGPYGQQGARYEAQKSPGAAIFGAPGAPPQHQGSFGAQFGVPPPQNSAPGAQFGAKPEASSHAPTPPPQPHPSYQAPAPPPALSVFQHSPQGAPITAPPPASSHHEHIAAPQARFTPTPGAPSPWHATPAELKTPWNTTPQYHAPPGAQAAAPEAPAAPAPGAPAARSNVDLLSDLLGDFNLPPQPIQPTVHSTQQLQHQAPQQQEMSDFRIAAATLNPPPESVKPVKPAAAVQPMPQMTAQQVPAHGAQETPILKSSELSSSASTSSSITELSDPSKFQLGVGNVQKLEKRMLHQSFRNQGPPPPMNQSDPLNQIDAFSSFMTPRHQ, encoded by the exons atggAGGCTCTTCCAATAATGCCTATGCTGGCTCCACAATCGAGATCCTCAACACTTTCCTACGATAATATCCCAAATTTTGACTTTAGATTACGCATGAAAGAG tatattCTGCTCACTTTCAACGCGGACCCCCACGACTACGATTCGGCGTTCGACGAGCTGACACAAATGAAATTT GAAGCCAACGTTCCGACGCCATCTGTGGAGCaaactctgaaattaaaaagataTTACGGCCAGCTGTGTATGATGCAGAAAAGATTCCCAATGGGAGCCGGAGAACAGCTTGAAACACCGTTTGCATG gcACGACGGTCTAATCGACATCAGAAGTGCTCAAAGTGAAGTGACAATTTGTGATATTGAATTCGAAAAAGCGTCTGTAATGTTCAATATTGGAGCATGTCATGCACAATATGCTGCCGAGCAGACAAGGGATACACAGGAT TGTATAAAAGCAGCATTTATGCACTTTCAATATGCTGCCTACGCCTTCGAACAGCTCAATTCATTCAGAAATTCGGATATTTTTTATCCGTCAGTGGATTTGGATGCAAATGTCATTTCGTTTTATTATAAAGTGATGATT gctcAAGCTCAAGAATGTCTGGTTCAAAAGTCACTTTTAGACAATCGAAGTGCAATTGTAATTGCAAAATTATCACTTTGGTTACAGGAAGCTTATGATTCAGCAGCGAAAATTGTCGATGAATGGAGTGTTAATATACCTGAATCTGTACAGAGG TATTATGCGAAGATATGCTCATTAAAAAGTGCAATGTATGCTGTAATTGCCTATATGTCATTTGGtgataatttggaaaaagaagacaaGAAAATGGGTTGGAGGCTTCAATATTATAATATTGCCAACAAATATATGGAATTACTCTCATCGAATCATTCGAAAATGCGGGAACGATATCCGGAGCTTTTCGTCACTTCAAGCTTCCTTTTTGATGTGATTAGTGCCAA GCAAAGAAACGCGGAAAAAGAGAACGATTTCATCTATCACGACAGAGTTCCAAAACAAGAAGATGCAATAGATGCTGTACAGAAAGACGGTGGTGGTGCAATGTGTAAAGTGAAAACTCTGTCATTTGATCCTCTAGATCCATCAGTTTGTGGTTGTGATCTATTCGGGAAGCTTCTACCCACATTTGTACAGGATGCAGTGAAAAAGTATTCAGATGACAAGGATCAAGCACTTCGAGAAATCAAAGAATGTGTCAGATCCTATGATGAACATCTCAATTATCAACTACAACTCGCCGAATTTGATAAACTTCGATTTATGCTCAATGAGGGAAAGAGGAGCCGAGAAGCTTGGTTCGAGATTTCTGAAGATTTGATGAAAAGGAATGCTGACATGACGTCATACCCGGATTGTGTACCAAATTTAATCGATAAAATGGGAGAATCATCGGATACAGCGAGAGTTGCTGAAGCGAAGCTTAATACGTTGCTCTCAAAGCTTCGAGCTATTGATTTGCAGAAGAGCAGCATTCGGTCGGATGAAGGCTTTATCCTCATTCAGAAGGAGCTCGAACGGCTCGCCGAGCATCTGGAGCAGGCAAAAGCTCATAATGTTTCACTGAATAAGGCGATTGCACAGCACTCTGCGAATTTGCAACTTCTCACGCTTCCGTGTAGAGAGATGTGGATGAAAATTGTGCCGCCGGAGCAGCAGGGAGAGATGagaa atggcTCGAGTCCGGAAGAGCTCCAAGTgcgaaaaatgattgaaaaagtgatGGAAATGCAGGCGCAACGTCGAAAGCTCGTCGAACAATTTGAAGCCGATTTGAAAGCGGATAATATCTCCAATAAGCTTATGGGAACCAATGAACGGG GAGCCGAGGAAATCATGAAATCGGAGCTCACAAAGCACACGAACATCCAACAGCTCATTCGGCTTAACATCACAGCTCAAGACGCAATTCTTCGTGCATTTGCAGATGCAAACGCTGATTTCTTCGAAGAACGTTTGGCGATGAGCACAAAAAAAGAGGAATACGAGAAGCGTGTCTCGGAGCTCTGTGCTTCTTATGAAGTTTATCGagatgtttccaaaaaagttgatgagGGAGAACAATTCTATCGGCAGTTGATGGCTAGATGTGATCAATTTGCGATTCCGGTTCATGCGATGGAAGAGCAAT atcgcgAAGAGATGGAAAAGAAGGAAAGAGCCAAGAAAGAGGCGGAGCATCATTTGAATCAAATTCGAATGAGCCGAGATGCTCAAAATGCTCTTATGGATTTTGGTGGAGGACGAGGAGGAGGAGCTCCCGGAGCACGAGCACAACAACAAGCCTATCAACCATCCAGAGGAgcagctggagctggagctggagctccACGAGGACCACGGCTCGGAGACTTTATGGATAGCTACCGGGCTCGGAAACAGGCCCCGCAGGCTCAAATTCCAGAGGATCAAGGACCACCATCGCCCACGCCGAGCAGTATTTGTGATTTTCCTGTGCAGAGCCAGCGAAGTCAGAGATTTGGAGCATTTGAGGGGGCTCAGGGAGCTCCGGGAGCCCAGAGAGGATACCAGGGACCTCACAGCCCGGTTCCGGGAGCTTTAACAGGCTCACAGGCTTCTGGGCCTTTTGGAGCACCGCCAGGAGCCCCACACGGCTATGGAGCACCACTTCAAGCTCCACCACAAGCTCCATATGGCTATGATCCATCCCGTTACCAAGATCCATCGACATATCCGGCTCCACCGCCGATTCTTCCGGGCTCAGCGGCCTATGAGCATGCGATTAGGCCGTATCCGGGGGATACGGGCTCGTATCAGGTGCCACGAATCGTCCCCGGAGCACAATATGGAGCTCAAGCCGGCTCTGGAGCATACTTTGGAGCACAATTCGGAGCTCAGGGAGCCCAAGGAGCACATTTTGGAGCACAAGGAGTACAATTTGGAGCTCAGGGAGCCCAAGGAGCACATTTTGGAGCACAAGGAGCCCAAGGAGCACAATTCGGAGCTCAGGGAGCCCAAGGAGAACAATTTGGAGCTCAGGGAGCCCAAGGAGCACATTTTGGAGCACAAGGAGCCCAAGGAGCACATTTTGGAGCACAAGGAGCCCAAGGAACACAATTTGGAGCTCAGGGAGCCCAAGGTCCACCACCGGCAAGCTATGGAGCCCCCACACCACCTCAAGCTTCCTATGGACCTGCTCCAGGAGCACATGGATATCAAAACGGAGCCCAGGGACCCCCTGGAGCTGAAGTCGGAGCCCAAGGTCCTCCTGGAGCACATTTTGGAGCTCATGGAGCTTCAGCACCACCACCAACAAGCTATGGAGCCCCCACACCACAAAGACCACCTCAAGCTTCCTATGGAGCTGCTCCGGGAGCACAAGGACCCCCTGGAGGACAATTTGAAGCTCATGGAGCTGCAGCACTACCACCAACAAGCCACGGAGCCCCCACACCTCAAGGACCGTTTGGAGCTGCTCCAGGAGCACAATTTGGAGCACAAGGACCGTACGGACAGCAAGGAGCCCGCTATGAAGCTCAAAAATCGCCAGGAGCAGCAATTTTTGGAGCTCCGGGAGCACCACCACAACATCAAGGATCCTTTGGAGCACAGTTCGGAGTACCACCGCCTCAAAATTCAGCTCCTGGAGCTCAATTTGGAGCCAAGCCAGAAGCTTCATCTCATGCTCCAACCCCACCACCACAACCTCACCCATCATACCAGGCACCGGCTCCACCACCGGCTCTTTCCGTCTTCCAGCATTCTCCACAAGGAGCACCGATAACAGCTCCACCGCCAGCTTCTTCTCATCATGAGCATATTGCTGCTCCTCAAGCTCGTTTCACACCGACTCCAGGTGCTCCGTCGCCATGGCATGCGACTCCGGCTGAGCTCAAG ACTCCATGGAACACTACACCACAGTATCATGCTCCGCCAGGAGCTCAAGCTGCTGCTCCAGAAGCCCCCGCGGCTCCGGCTCCGGGAGCCCCAGCTGCTCGGAGCAACGTGGATTTGCTGAGCGACCTGCTCGGCGACTTTAACTTGCCTCCACAGCCGATTCAGCCGACGGTTCACAGCACTCAAC agctccaGCATCAGGCTCCCCAGCAGCAGGAGATGTCGGATTTTCGAATTGCCGCCGCCACACTGAATCCGCCGCCGGAATCGGTTAAACCGGTGAAACCGGCAGCCGCTGTTCAGCCAATGCCTCAAATGACGGCTCAACAAGTACCGGCTCACGGAGCACAAGAGACTCCG ATCCTCAAATCGTCTGAGCTTTCGAGCTCGGCGAGCACAAGCAGCAGCATCACAGAGCTCTCGGATCCGAGCAAATTCCAGTTGGGAGTTGGAAATGTGCAGAAGCTGGAAAAACGAATGCTTCATCAGAGTTTTAG aaaccaAGGACCGCCTCCACCAATGAATCAATCGGATCCACTCAATCAAATTGATGCATTCAGTAGCTTCATGACGCCACGTCatcaataa
- the Y53H1C.3 gene encoding uncharacterized protein (Confirmed by transcript evidence) → MISQILNAMSIQKGLISGTLDPETLISELLGSALPSELASINMLHVQQGIEIGLNIPKLLRDAAGDENAKARKAYEGYNAILKEIDGMIDVKNWSGKADFDKGIAELRKDYVKPKVLENLEKICQNLTSILNSATLEADQLSTALEALTSLSTSFNATSDIWMFHEYTSTIQAVAPFLKTARGVEEHLKYKDNLNLTKKEEAAFNKYISIYTNSAVHMFLDLGPLIGKIFAPEGHNKSLSLPEFDKVLSDAWIRSVVNSDSLGKGLSRLSAFQSSLLRAQRRLNFTDVAGGVRSIIEMFNFDVFPGDDHMSAADQECTPLELRFRAISDLKMFIDEIEVEFNNLTMLAIKLSFFLSGNSDAGQDFLKIHREHETVVIKKLNETGQLKSLKAHLSMINQQLELINTFPIHDINVYARYAQLDIGWIYSQHKDELEKYADYFNCLQNNAYLKYKASLSIATKRISDHVYNSTYQNSFNNLLGVFKNSTSAVDDMFVMKRHMKAMKNFHTVETDALGEFKDVESYAENLRLAVQGLEKLSDLVEKKDQLKYVIDNINVLIESVSVMDDVPHLYNLQKIVLLKSEFRMLHLSLEGFEEQATDSIESIVLEDYEQLFVQARSIPSIEGDFEAIGNSVGELARLVTNVTVKEILRNVNVSLNSLDLDFTSYRVHFANVALRELDVFFANFSKKFEKPEELDVRVEQKERRKAKNPNERERLDRIPWWFVFGCVTSILFGALFALA, encoded by the coding sequence ATGATATCCCAAATACTCAATGCGATGTCTATTCAAAAAGGATTGATCTCTGGCACACTTGACCCGGAAACCTTGATCTCCGAGCTTCTTGGCTCAGCCCTACCCAGTGAGCTTGCCTCAATTAACATGCTCCACGTTCAACAGGGCATTGAAATCGGGTTAAATATCCCTAAATTGCTCCGTGACGCTGCTGGCGATGAAAATGCAAAAGCTCGCAAAGCTTATGAAGGGTACAATGCAATATTGAAGGAGATTGATGGAATGatcgatgtgaaaaattggagtgGAAAGGCAGATTTCGATAAAGGAATTGCAGAGCTTCGTAAGGATTATGTCAAGccaaaagttctagaaaaccTGGAGAAGATCTGCCAGAATCTTACaagtattttaaattctgCAACTTTGGAAGCTGACCAGTTATCCACAGCCCTAGAAGCTCTAACATCACTGTCTACTTCATTTAACGCGACCTCCGACATCTGGATGTTCCATGAATACACTTCAACTATCCAGGCAGTCgctccatttttgaaaactgctcGAGGCGTGGAGGAGCATTTGAAATACAAGGATAACTTGAATCTGACCAAAAAGGAAGAAGCCGCATTTAACAAGTATATATCCATTTACACCAATTCTGCAGTGCATATGTTTCTTGATCTAGGCCCACTTATTGGGAAGATCTTTGCCCCGGAAGGACATAACAAATCTCTCAGCCTCCCAGAATTTGATAAAGTGCTCAGTGACGCTTGGATCAGGAGTGTGGTAAATAGTGATTCTCTAGGAAAGGGGTTAAGTCGACTATCAGCTTTCCAAAGCTCTCTTCTTAGAGCACAGAGGCGGCTGAATTTCACCGACGTTGCTGGTGGCGTTCGAAGCATCATTGAGATGTTCAACTTCGACGTTTTTCCTGGAGATGATCACATGTCTGCTGCTGACCAAGAGTGTACTCCGTTAGAACTTAGATTTAGAGCTATTTCTGatctcaaaatgtttattgatGAGATAGAAGTAGAATTCAATAACCTAACTATGCTGGCCataaaattgtctttttttctctCGGGGAACTCGGATGCTGgacaagattttttgaaaatccacaGGGAACATGAAACGGTTGTGATTAAGAAACTTAACGAAACTGGACAgctaaaaagtttaaaggcACATTTATCAATGATAAATCAACAATTAGAGCTCATCAATACCTTTCCTATACATGACATTAATGTTTATGCCAGGTACGCTCAATTGGACATCGGTTGGATATATTCACAACACAAAGATGAATTAGAGAAGTACGCTGATTATTTCAACTGCCTTCAAAATAACGCCTACCTGAAATACAAAGCTTCTTTAAGCATTGCGACGAAAAGGATCAGCGATCATGTTTACAATTCAACGTATCAAAATTCATTCAACAACCTCCTAGGTGTCTTTAAAAACTCTACATCCGCTGTAGATGATATGTTCGTGATGAAGCGACATATGAAAGCGATGAAGAATTTTCACACAGTGGAAACAGATGCTCTGGGAGAGTTTAAGGATGTAGAATCTTACGCTGAGAATCTTCGCCTAGCAGTTCAAGGACTCGAAAAACTATCCGATTTGGTGGAGAAGAAGGATCAGTTGAAGTATGTCATAGATAATATTAATGTTCTCATAGAATCTGTATCAGTTATGGATGACGTTCCTCATTTGTACAATCTCCAGAAAATAGTACTGTTGAAATCAGAATTCCGGATGCTTCACCTATCATTGGAAGGCTTCGAAGAACAGGCTACAGACTCTATAGAGTCTATTGTTCTCGAGGATTACGAACAACTTTTTGTGCAAGCTCGGAGCATTCCTAGCATCGAGGGAGACTTCGAAGCAATAGGGAATTCTGTTGGAGAGCTGGCACGACTTGTAACAAATGTAACTGTCAAGGAGATTCTGAGAAATGTCAATGTATCACTGAACTCGTTGGATTTGGATTTCACTTCCTACCGTGTGCACTTTGCGAATGTGGCTTTGAGGGAGCTTGACGTATTCTTTGCGAATTTCTCGAAGAAGTTCGAAAAGCCGGAGGAGCTGGATGTTCGGGTGGAGCAGAAGGAAAGGAGAAAGGCAAAGAATCCAAATGAACGTGAGAGATTGGACAG